Part of the Bacillota bacterium genome, AATCGTCGGGTACAGCGTGGAGCACCTCCACCCCCAGAGCACGCCCGTCGAGTCTCCTGCGTGCCTCCTGATGGTGACCGATGGGGTCAAGGAGGAGGCGCTCGACGAGCGGCCCGCTGATGCAGCGGGCGTGGTCGAGCGCTTCTCCCGCCCGAACGACGATGCCACGGCCCTGATCATTCACTGGGGCTAGCCCGTCAGGGCCCCAGACTCGCAGCAACAGGAGGCCAGAAGGCGGGCATGGCACGTAGCGTCATTGTGCTGGTCATGCACGGTGAACCCCCGCGAGATTTCCCGCGCGAAAGCCTCACGGAGTACTTCACGCTCCACGAGCGCCTGCACGCCGCTTCGCCGGAGGAGACGGCCCGGCTCAGGGGGCGTGTGGAGACCCTCGAGCGGGCGATCCGGGAGTGGCCGCGAAGCGCTCGAAACGACCCGTTCTACGCCGGCTCCCTCGAACTCGCAGAAGCCCTTCAGCGCCGGACCGGCCTGCGGGTGATCGTGGGCTTCAACGAGTTCTGCGCGCCGTCGTTGCCGGAGGCATTGGACCGGGCAGCGGCGCAGGCGCGGGAGGTCTTCGTGGTGACGCCCATGATGACCAGGGGCGGGGTTCACGCGGAGAGCGACATTCCCCGGCAACTGGAGCAGGCGCGGAAGCGCCATCCGGGGGTTCGATTCGTCTACGCGTGGCCCTACGGGGTATCTGACGTGGCTGCCTTCCTTGCTCGCCATCTGGAGCGATTTGGAATGGCGGTACCCGCTGCACCGGAGTGAGGTTCCGGCGCGGGCGGCAGGACTGGTGGCCTGGGACGCGAGTCGAGAGAACAGTGTTCACCGCATGCAGCTGCGCGGCGCACCGGCGGGTGGGCGGGAGGCTCAGCGGCGGTTCCGAGCGAATGCGCATTTCCCAGCTGGCGCGGTGGACTGCAGAGCTTGCCGGGCACCCTTCGGGCCGGTGAGGCGGGAACGGGGGACGGGCGCCGCCGGTGCCCGCCAGAGTGGGCCGGCGGCGGCCCGATACCCCCCGTGCAACGGAAAGGCTACCCCTGCTTGATGGCCTCTACGTGAACGTTGATCCGGACCTCGTCTCCCACGAGGACGCCGCCCGTTTCCAGGAGCGTGTTCCAGTTCAGGCCGAACTCCTTGCGGTTCACCCGGGTTTCGGCGCTGAAGGCGGACCGCTCGTTGCCCCACGGGTCCTTGCCCTGGCCGTCAAAGGTCACGTCGACGGGCACTTCCTTCGTCACGCCCCGCATGGTCAGGTCGCCGACGACCCGGAGCCGGTCGTCGCCCACCCGCTCGATGCGCCGGCTGCGGAAAGTCAGCGTCGGGTGGTGTTCGGCGTCGAAGAAGTCGGGGGAGCGCAGGTGGGTGTCCCGCTGCGGTTCGCCGGTATCGATGGAGTTGACGTCGATGCTCAGTTCCACGG contains:
- a CDS encoding stage II sporulation protein M; translated protein: IVGYSVEHLHPQSTPVESPACLLMVTDGVKEEALDERPADAAGVVERFSRPNDDATALIIHWG
- a CDS encoding CbiX/SirB N-terminal domain-containing protein, producing the protein MARSVIVLVMHGEPPRDFPRESLTEYFTLHERLHAASPEETARLRGRVETLERAIREWPRSARNDPFYAGSLELAEALQRRTGLRVIVGFNEFCAPSLPEALDRAAAQAREVFVVTPMMTRGGVHAESDIPRQLEQARKRHPGVRFVYAWPYGVSDVAAFLARHLERFGMAVPAAPE
- a CDS encoding YceI family protein translates to MADPAASSQTAARAATWVFDPAHSIAEFSVRHMMIATVKGRFKKMEGKIVGDPADPSRASVELSIDVNSIDTGEPQRDTHLRSPDFFDAEHHPTLTFRSRRIERVGDDRLRVVGDLTMRGVTKEVPVDVTFDGQGKDPWGNERSAFSAETRVNRKEFGLNWNTLLETGGVLVGDEVRINVHVEAIKQG